A region of Micromonospora sp. WMMD882 DNA encodes the following proteins:
- a CDS encoding endonuclease/exonuclease/phosphatase family protein, producing MRLATFNLLHGRSLADGLVDPDRLTAAVTALDADVLALQEVDRDQSRSGHHDLTAIAARALHAPEHRFAAAVVGTPGHQFRPLTHDDDGHGEPCYGVGLVSRYPARTWQVTRLRPAPLRSPVLIPGPGGGLVLLRDEPRVLLAAVLDTPHGPLTAAATHLSFVPGWNARQLRQAIRALRTLPAPRILLGDLNLPTTPTRLLTGWQPLGRRPTYPAAQPRIQLDHILADPHDAHRLPPVTAVTTPLSTISDHRPLVVDLG from the coding sequence ATGCGCCTGGCCACCTTCAACCTCCTGCACGGCCGCTCCCTCGCCGACGGCCTCGTCGACCCCGACCGGCTCACCGCCGCCGTCACCGCCCTCGACGCCGACGTCCTCGCCCTACAGGAAGTCGACCGCGACCAGTCCCGCAGCGGCCACCACGACCTCACCGCCATCGCCGCCCGCGCCCTGCACGCCCCCGAACACCGCTTCGCCGCCGCCGTCGTCGGCACCCCCGGCCACCAGTTCCGCCCCCTCACCCACGACGACGACGGCCACGGCGAACCCTGCTACGGCGTCGGCCTCGTCAGCCGATACCCCGCCCGCACCTGGCAGGTCACCCGCCTACGCCCCGCCCCACTACGCTCCCCGGTCCTCATCCCCGGCCCCGGCGGCGGACTCGTCCTGCTCCGCGACGAACCCCGCGTCCTACTCGCCGCCGTCCTCGACACCCCCCACGGACCCCTCACCGCCGCCGCCACCCACCTGTCCTTCGTCCCCGGCTGGAACGCCCGCCAACTACGCCAAGCCATCCGCGCCCTACGCACCCTGCCCGCCCCCCGCATCCTCCTCGGCGACCTCAACCTGCCCACCACCCCCACCCGACTCCTCACCGGCTGGCAACCCCTCGGCCGACGCCCCACCTACCCCGCAGCCCAACCCCGCATCCAACTCGACCACATCCTCGCCGACCCCCACGACGCCCACCGCCTCCCACCCGTCACCGCCGTCACCACCCCACTGTCCACCATCTCCGACCACCGCCCCCTCGTCGTCGACCTCGGCTGA
- a CDS encoding NAD(P)-binding domain-containing protein, producing MPDHPHPTRRHRYLIIGAGPSGLQLSYYLQQTGSDYLTIERAPAPAEFFRHFPRHRRLISLNKTHTTSDDPEIKLRWDWNSLLHEPADLPFPHYSHDYFPHADDMVRYLTDFHHHHKLNIQFDTPAHHIDRTPHGFTVHTDHHTIHAQCLIVATGWGHPHIPDIPGIEHATGYETMSTDPTHYTNHRVLILGKGNSAFETASALLGHAAMIHLASPRPLRLAWNTKHPGDVRGHHGAVLDSYQFKTLHSVLDCVIDDIRPLDNRYQVHLTYTHADNETAVMEYDTVLRCTGFTMDTTPFTPHTRPHLAPNRRMPATTPDWQSTNIDGLYFAGTIAQDHDFKRASSAFIDGFRYNLRTLTHLLRERYDNQPLPHTHHQPDPDTLTTLILDRVNWSSALWTQFEYLSDAIVIDPDKPARHYQDLPENHIRQRFQHHPYYYTISLRWGRDPHPDVFHIRRHPQPDRAAESAFIHPVIRRYHGPNLTDELHLLEDLLAEWRRPDRHITPLHTWLTTHLT from the coding sequence GTGCCCGACCACCCCCACCCCACCCGACGACACCGCTACCTCATCATCGGCGCCGGACCCTCCGGCCTCCAACTCAGCTACTACCTCCAGCAGACCGGCAGCGACTACCTCACCATCGAACGCGCCCCCGCCCCCGCCGAATTCTTCCGCCACTTCCCCCGCCACCGCCGCCTCATCTCCCTCAACAAAACCCACACCACCAGCGACGACCCCGAAATCAAACTCCGCTGGGACTGGAACTCACTCCTCCACGAACCCGCCGACCTGCCCTTCCCCCACTACAGCCACGACTACTTCCCCCACGCCGACGACATGGTCCGCTACCTCACCGACTTCCACCACCACCACAAACTCAACATCCAGTTCGACACCCCCGCCCACCACATCGACCGCACCCCCCACGGCTTCACCGTCCACACCGACCACCACACCATCCACGCCCAATGCCTCATCGTCGCCACCGGCTGGGGCCACCCCCACATCCCCGACATCCCCGGCATCGAACACGCCACCGGCTACGAAACCATGTCCACCGACCCCACCCACTACACCAACCACCGCGTCCTCATCCTCGGCAAAGGCAACTCCGCCTTCGAAACCGCCTCCGCCCTCCTCGGCCACGCCGCCATGATCCACCTCGCCAGCCCCCGCCCCCTCCGCCTCGCCTGGAACACCAAACACCCAGGCGACGTCCGCGGCCACCACGGCGCCGTCCTCGACAGCTACCAGTTCAAAACCCTCCACTCCGTCCTCGACTGCGTCATCGACGACATCCGCCCCCTCGACAACCGCTACCAGGTCCACCTCACCTACACCCACGCCGACAACGAAACCGCCGTCATGGAATACGACACCGTCCTCCGCTGCACCGGCTTCACCATGGACACCACCCCCTTCACCCCCCACACCCGACCCCACCTCGCCCCCAACCGCCGCATGCCCGCCACCACACCCGACTGGCAATCCACCAACATCGACGGCCTCTACTTCGCCGGCACCATCGCCCAGGACCACGACTTCAAACGCGCCTCCTCCGCCTTCATCGACGGGTTCCGCTACAACCTCCGCACCCTCACCCACCTGCTCCGCGAACGCTACGACAACCAACCCCTACCCCACACCCACCACCAACCCGACCCCGACACCCTCACCACCCTCATCCTCGACCGCGTCAACTGGAGCTCCGCCCTCTGGACCCAGTTCGAATACCTCTCCGACGCCATCGTCATCGACCCCGACAAACCCGCCCGCCACTACCAGGACCTACCCGAAAACCACATCCGCCAACGCTTCCAACACCACCCCTACTACTACACGATCAGCCTCCGCTGGGGCCGCGACCCCCACCCCGACGTCTTCCACATCCGCCGCCACCCCCAACCCGACCGCGCCGCCGAAAGCGCCTTCATCCACCCCGTCATCCGCCGCTACCACGGCCCCAACCTCACCGACGAACTCCACCTCCTCGAAGACCTCCTCGCCGAATGGCGCCGCCCCGACCGCCACATCACCCCCCTCCACACCTGGCTCACCACACACCTCACCTGA
- a CDS encoding nitroreductase family protein has protein sequence MVGVARGFADRVVVRRSVRHFSADPVPLGVVEEAVRAAASAPSGANVQPWRFVVVTDVERKRRLREAAEAEEREFYGRRASSGWLEALAPLGTDWRKPFLEVAPVVIVVFEVHQGPRSPKPYYVKESVGMAVGVLVTALHLAGLVTLTHTPSPMRFLNEVCGRPPEERPFVVMPVGFPAEDAWVPDVGRKPLEEVLVWR, from the coding sequence ATGGTGGGGGTGGCGCGGGGTTTCGCGGATCGGGTGGTGGTGCGGCGTTCGGTGCGTCATTTTTCGGCGGATCCGGTGCCGTTGGGGGTGGTGGAGGAGGCGGTGCGGGCGGCGGCGTCGGCGCCGTCGGGGGCGAATGTGCAGCCGTGGCGGTTCGTGGTGGTGACGGATGTGGAGCGGAAGCGGCGGTTGCGGGAGGCGGCGGAGGCGGAGGAGCGGGAGTTTTACGGGCGTCGGGCGTCGTCGGGGTGGTTGGAGGCGTTGGCGCCGTTGGGGACGGATTGGCGTAAGCCGTTTCTGGAGGTGGCGCCGGTGGTGATCGTGGTGTTCGAGGTGCATCAGGGGCCGCGGTCGCCGAAGCCGTATTACGTGAAGGAGTCGGTGGGGATGGCGGTGGGGGTGTTGGTGACGGCGTTGCATCTGGCGGGGTTGGTGACGTTGACGCATACGCCGAGTCCGATGCGGTTTTTGAATGAGGTGTGTGGGCGTCCGCCGGAGGAGCGTCCGTTCGTGGTGATGCCGGTGGGGTTTCCGGCGGAGGATGCGTGGGTGCCGGATGTGGGGCGGAAGCCGTTGGAGGAGGTGTTGGTGTGGCGGTGA
- a CDS encoding glutamate--cysteine ligase, which translates to MPPPTTAPRIGVEEEFLVIDPTTGTTTPHATTIINHATPHLGTRVSGEITTLHIETRTNPTTSTTQLLHELLDARTTIAHAATTNGLHVIPTGTPIQPGAVPPPITPGPRQDHGTATYRALHDELAICAAHIHVEIPDTEHALYVSNHLRPHLPLLIALTANSPHWEGRDTGYASWRTMTWTRWPNAGPPPHFTSLTHYHHTIHTLTTAGALVDPATLFWDIRPSPTHPTLEIRAADVPITATETATLAAIVRALTTHATHAIHHGDHGPDTPTETLRAAYWRAARDGLDGHLLDPHTHQLRPAHHILTDLIDHLTPTLHAHDDHHLVTTTIKHLTTTGTGATRQRHAARQHGNLTDVTTYLANHLTATHP; encoded by the coding sequence GTGCCCCCACCCACCACCGCCCCCCGCATCGGCGTCGAAGAAGAATTCCTCGTCATCGACCCCACCACCGGAACCACCACCCCCCACGCCACCACCATCATCAACCACGCCACCCCCCACCTCGGCACCCGCGTCTCCGGCGAAATCACCACCCTCCACATCGAAACCCGCACCAACCCCACCACCTCCACCACCCAACTCCTCCACGAACTCCTCGACGCCCGCACCACCATCGCCCACGCCGCCACCACCAACGGACTCCACGTCATCCCCACCGGCACCCCCATCCAACCCGGCGCCGTACCCCCACCCATCACCCCCGGCCCCCGCCAAGACCACGGCACCGCCACCTACCGCGCCCTCCACGACGAACTCGCCATCTGCGCCGCCCACATCCACGTCGAAATACCCGACACCGAACACGCCCTCTACGTCAGCAACCACCTCCGCCCCCACCTACCCCTCCTCATCGCCCTCACCGCCAACTCACCCCACTGGGAAGGCCGCGACACCGGCTACGCAAGCTGGCGCACCATGACCTGGACCCGCTGGCCCAACGCCGGCCCCCCACCCCACTTCACCTCCCTCACCCACTACCACCACACCATCCACACCCTCACCACCGCCGGCGCCCTCGTCGACCCCGCCACCCTCTTCTGGGACATCCGCCCCTCACCCACCCACCCCACCCTCGAAATCCGCGCCGCCGACGTCCCCATCACCGCCACCGAAACCGCCACCCTCGCCGCCATCGTCCGCGCCCTCACCACCCACGCCACCCACGCCATCCACCACGGCGACCACGGCCCCGACACCCCCACCGAAACCCTCCGCGCCGCCTACTGGCGCGCCGCCCGAGACGGACTCGACGGCCACCTACTCGACCCCCACACCCACCAACTACGCCCCGCCCACCACATCCTCACCGACCTCATCGACCACCTCACCCCCACCCTCCACGCCCACGACGACCACCACCTCGTCACCACCACCATCAAGCACCTCACCACCACCGGCACCGGCGCCACCCGCCAACGACACGCCGCCCGTCAACACGGCAACCTCACCGACGTCACCACCTACCTCGCCAACCACCTCACCGCCACCCACCCCTGA